One window of the Benincasa hispida cultivar B227 chromosome 3, ASM972705v1, whole genome shotgun sequence genome contains the following:
- the LOC120073036 gene encoding VQ motif-containing protein 10-like has protein sequence MGNSKKTATAEVRVVVIEYHHIQTDVSNFKSVVQSLTGKHSSAVEGGGESCKKRQRVVAENNESIINIDFNDGRRYEESRKMIPTTSFKDLDRLLSLHLPSMEDLNWIWTD, from the coding sequence atgggaaaCTCGAAGAAGACGGCGACGGCGGAAGTGAGGGTTGTGGTAATTGAGTACCACCATATTCAGACCGACGTTTCCAACTTCAAGTCCGTCGTTCAGAGTCTCACCGGAAAGCATTCCTCGGCAGTGGAGGGCGGTGGAGAGAGCTGCAAGAAGAGGCAGCGAGTAGTGGCCGAGAATAATGAGAGTattattaatattgattttaatgACGGACGCCGATATGAAGAAAGTCGTAAGATGATTCCCACGACGTCGTTTAAGGACTTGGATCGGTTGCTTAGTCTCCACCTCCCTTCCATGGAGGATCTCAACTGGATTTGGACTGACTAA